A window of Haliscomenobacter hydrossis DSM 1100 contains these coding sequences:
- a CDS encoding DUF4290 domain-containing protein, which yields MNRKEPLNMEYNSQKDELIIPEYGRNVQNMILYAKTIEDDRARQQVVEEIIDMMMMMHPQNRNLEDYRIKLWRHVFKIASYDLKVSPPLGITPSPADDNKKPDKVNYPSAEPGFRHYGNNVQRLIRRAIEMDPGPKRNGFVATIASYMKLAYRTWNKEHFVSDDVIKTDLEIISNGQLSLDELGSIENLTPANQSNMNNNNNRRRSNNQGGNNNRQQRNNSGSSGGGRSSYGGGRQQSNNNGGGGKFNPRNNKRK from the coding sequence ATGAATAGAAAAGAACCACTGAACATGGAGTACAACTCCCAAAAGGATGAACTGATCATTCCTGAGTATGGGAGAAATGTACAAAACATGATTCTTTATGCCAAAACAATAGAAGACGACCGTGCCCGCCAACAAGTGGTTGAGGAAATCATTGATATGATGATGATGATGCACCCTCAAAACCGCAACCTGGAGGACTACCGTATTAAATTATGGCGGCACGTATTCAAAATTGCCAGCTACGACTTAAAAGTATCCCCTCCTCTGGGAATTACTCCTTCCCCCGCAGACGATAACAAAAAGCCGGATAAGGTAAATTATCCTTCCGCAGAACCAGGTTTTCGTCATTATGGCAACAATGTACAGCGACTGATTCGCCGGGCGATTGAGATGGATCCAGGCCCCAAGCGCAATGGTTTTGTAGCCACCATTGCCTCCTACATGAAGTTGGCTTACCGCACCTGGAACAAGGAGCATTTTGTAAGTGACGATGTCATCAAAACCGACCTGGAGATTATCTCCAACGGTCAGTTGTCTTTGGATGAACTGGGATCGATTGAAAACCTCACCCCAGCCAATCAAAGCAACATGAACAACAACAACAATCGCCGCAGAAGCAACAATCAAGGGGGCAACAACAACCGTCAACAGCGCAACAACAGTGGCAGTAGTGGCGGAGGTAGATCTTCTTATGGTGGTGGCCGTCAGCAGAGTAACAACAACGGCGGTGGCGGAAAATTCAACCCAAGAAACAACAAACGGAAATAA
- the nudK gene encoding GDP-mannose pyrophosphatase NudK, which translates to MPNINITKTEVLSDNWYTLRKVTYEYQKKDGTWETQSREAYDRGNGAAILLYNTEAKTVVLTRQFRMPTYVNGNPDGMMIEACAGLLDQDNPEDCIRRETEEETGYKVRDVRKVFEAYMSPGSVTEILYFFVAEYSQDMQVSDGGGLDHEQENIEVLELPFDTALSMVENGEIRDAKTIMLLQYVQIQGLLG; encoded by the coding sequence ATGCCCAACATCAACATCACCAAAACCGAAGTTCTCTCCGACAACTGGTACACCCTCCGCAAGGTCACCTACGAATACCAAAAAAAAGATGGCACCTGGGAAACCCAGAGCCGCGAAGCTTATGACCGTGGCAACGGTGCCGCAATTCTGCTCTACAATACCGAAGCCAAGACGGTTGTCCTCACCCGGCAATTTCGCATGCCCACTTACGTCAACGGCAACCCCGATGGCATGATGATTGAGGCCTGCGCCGGATTATTGGACCAAGACAACCCCGAAGATTGCATCCGCCGGGAGACCGAGGAAGAAACGGGTTACAAAGTGCGCGATGTGCGCAAGGTGTTTGAAGCCTATATGTCGCCCGGCTCGGTAACAGAAATCCTGTACTTCTTTGTCGCCGAATACAGCCAAGACATGCAAGTCAGCGACGGTGGAGGCCTGGATCACGAGCAGGAAAACATTGAAGTACTGGAACTACCTTTTGACACCGCGCTGTCCATGGTCGAAAATGGAGAGATCAGGGATGCCAAAACGATTATGTTGTTGCAGTATGTGCAGATTCAGGGCTTGTTGGGATAA
- the glmS gene encoding glutamine--fructose-6-phosphate transaminase (isomerizing) yields MCGIVAYLGAAEAYPKLIKGLKRLEYRGYDSAGVALHNGDLLVYKKKGKVSELEKHAEGNPLFATMGIGHTRWATHGEPNDVNAHPHLSSNGRLALVHNGIIENYDLLKTALQKEGHVFQSDTDTEVLVNLIQAVQDRDELPLEEAVRLALTRVVGAYAIVVLDKTEPDKLVAARKASPLVLGLGDKEFFLASDATPIIEHTNRVIYLNDEEIAVVHRDGHYDIKSINNEKQTPFIHELDMKIELLEKGGYDYFMLKEIHEQPNTLRDCMRGRINADEGWIRLGGLEDYASKISKAKRFVMIGCGTSWHAGLIGEYLFEDLARIPVEVEYASEFRYRNPVISEKDVVIAISQSGETADTLAALEIAKEKGAFLYGVVNSVGSSIARTTHAGSYIHAGPEIGVASTKAFTGQVTLLTLMALYLAHHRGTISEQYYRKLITELTLIPEKIKKVLQQDDKIKYIAAEIKDRQNAIYLGRGYNFPVALEGALKLKEISYIHAEGYPAAEMKHGPIALIDENMPVIVIATNRSAYDKIVSNIQEVKARKGTVIAVVPEGDDTISRIADYTIEIPETEDPLSPLLSVILLQLLSYYTAVMRGCNVDQPRNLAKSVTVE; encoded by the coding sequence ATGTGTGGAATCGTTGCGTATTTAGGCGCTGCGGAAGCCTATCCCAAACTTATTAAGGGTTTAAAAAGATTGGAATACCGTGGCTATGATAGTGCTGGGGTAGCCTTGCACAATGGTGATTTATTGGTGTACAAGAAAAAAGGTAAAGTAAGTGAACTCGAAAAACACGCCGAGGGAAATCCTTTATTTGCCACAATGGGCATTGGTCATACCCGCTGGGCCACCCACGGAGAACCCAACGACGTAAATGCACACCCTCACCTTTCCTCCAATGGTCGCCTGGCCTTGGTACACAATGGAATTATTGAAAACTACGACTTGTTAAAAACTGCCCTTCAAAAAGAGGGGCATGTTTTTCAGAGTGATACCGATACCGAAGTACTGGTCAACTTGATCCAGGCTGTACAAGACCGGGATGAACTGCCCTTGGAAGAAGCGGTGCGTTTGGCCCTTACCAGGGTGGTAGGTGCCTACGCCATAGTGGTCTTGGACAAAACCGAACCCGATAAGTTGGTGGCCGCGCGCAAAGCAAGCCCACTCGTCTTGGGTCTGGGGGATAAAGAGTTTTTCCTGGCTTCCGATGCCACCCCAATTATTGAACACACCAATCGTGTCATCTACCTCAACGATGAGGAGATCGCGGTGGTACACCGGGATGGTCACTACGACATCAAGTCCATCAACAATGAAAAACAGACCCCTTTCATCCATGAGTTAGACATGAAGATCGAGCTGCTGGAAAAAGGTGGTTACGATTATTTCATGCTCAAAGAAATCCATGAACAACCCAATACCTTGCGGGATTGTATGCGTGGGCGCATCAACGCCGATGAAGGCTGGATTCGACTGGGTGGCTTGGAGGATTATGCGTCCAAAATTTCAAAAGCAAAACGTTTTGTCATGATCGGCTGTGGCACTTCCTGGCACGCCGGCTTGATTGGAGAATATCTTTTTGAAGACCTGGCGCGTATTCCAGTTGAGGTAGAATACGCATCGGAGTTTCGTTACCGCAATCCGGTTATTTCTGAAAAAGACGTGGTCATTGCCATTTCTCAGTCGGGCGAAACAGCAGATACCCTGGCCGCTTTGGAAATAGCCAAAGAGAAAGGTGCTTTTTTATACGGTGTTGTTAATTCAGTAGGTTCATCCATTGCCCGTACCACTCATGCTGGCTCGTACATCCATGCTGGTCCGGAAATCGGAGTGGCATCCACCAAGGCTTTCACCGGTCAGGTTACCCTCTTGACCCTGATGGCTTTGTACCTTGCCCACCACCGCGGAACCATTTCGGAGCAATATTATCGTAAATTGATTACTGAATTGACGCTGATCCCGGAAAAGATTAAAAAGGTATTGCAACAAGACGATAAGATCAAGTATATTGCAGCGGAAATCAAAGACCGCCAAAATGCCATTTATCTGGGACGGGGGTACAATTTTCCAGTTGCGCTGGAAGGAGCGCTAAAATTGAAGGAAATTTCTTACATCCATGCCGAAGGTTATCCGGCAGCGGAAATGAAACATGGCCCTATTGCGCTCATCGATGAAAATATGCCAGTTATTGTGATTGCTACCAATCGCAGCGCCTATGACAAAATCGTTAGCAATATTCAGGAAGTCAAAGCACGCAAAGGCACCGTGATTGCCGTAGTTCCGGAAGGAGACGATACCATCAGCCGAATTGCCGATTACACCATTGAAATTCCTGAAACCGAAGATCCGCTTTCGCCATTACTGTCGGTGATTCTTTTACAATTGCTCTCTTATTATACTGCTGTGATGAGAGGCTGTAACGTGGATCAACCCCGTAATCTGGCAAAATCCGTCACGGTAGAATAA
- a CDS encoding DUF4270 family protein: protein MKNFLFHLTFLGLSMAAVFSCTNPIDTGSGLLDEDLVNVQNVDTFKITSTTVPGDSLLVFSIPTSASSGFLSRYFFGKLDDPIFGLTDAIIQTQFVPVVQSHPGLGIKVDSLVLVLPYNTSSIYSDKAQRYNLEIRELADSFALDKNYFSNQKLPAKSSVIYSKSFVSSFDSIRINDFSSGVKTETKVPPQLRVRFDDMNTFAGELLKIDTSVYRSRVKFLKSIYGLQLNATNTGKGLTAFDLTASRAGLYLYYQTASGLAQEFRYAFGFVAASSITRDRGTSLLGKYLNAEPNQEYVLIQGQEGSAGRFSIPGVKNLKNVIVNKAELVLKVAEVEGDNPSFFTPSPRLLAMYRNEKGNLQVVQDFNIGSQSAEIDQIYNGVYTAGKNNEPGTYTINLTAHVQDMIAGKVPTDILLKAFPLAESAARTTLYRADHPVHGAKLKLYYTQLNQ, encoded by the coding sequence ATGAAGAATTTTCTTTTTCACCTGACTTTTTTAGGCTTGAGCATGGCCGCAGTTTTTTCTTGTACCAATCCCATCGATACCGGTTCGGGCTTGTTGGATGAAGACCTGGTCAATGTACAAAACGTCGATACGTTCAAAATAACCTCGACTACTGTCCCTGGCGATTCTTTGTTGGTTTTTTCGATTCCTACCTCTGCATCCAGTGGTTTTTTATCCAGGTATTTTTTTGGCAAATTGGATGATCCAATTTTTGGTCTGACCGATGCTATTATTCAAACCCAATTTGTACCCGTCGTTCAATCGCATCCCGGTCTTGGCATTAAAGTTGACTCTTTAGTTTTAGTACTTCCTTACAATACCAGTTCAATTTATTCGGATAAAGCGCAACGATACAATTTGGAAATACGTGAATTGGCAGACTCTTTTGCATTGGATAAAAACTATTTTTCCAACCAAAAGCTTCCTGCTAAATCCAGTGTTATCTATTCTAAATCTTTTGTCTCCAGTTTTGACTCCATCAGAATCAATGACTTCTCCTCCGGCGTCAAAACTGAAACCAAAGTGCCACCACAATTGCGCGTCCGTTTTGATGACATGAATACTTTTGCTGGTGAGCTGCTCAAAATAGATACTTCGGTTTACAGAAGTCGGGTAAAATTTTTGAAATCAATTTACGGACTACAGCTAAACGCCACCAATACGGGCAAAGGATTGACTGCTTTTGACCTGACCGCCAGTCGCGCAGGTTTGTATCTCTATTATCAAACTGCATCTGGCCTTGCACAAGAATTCCGATATGCATTCGGGTTTGTAGCCGCCAGTTCAATCACTCGTGACCGGGGGACTTCCCTGCTGGGTAAATACCTTAACGCTGAACCCAATCAGGAATATGTCTTGATTCAAGGTCAGGAGGGCTCTGCGGGCAGGTTTTCAATTCCTGGCGTAAAAAACCTGAAAAATGTCATCGTCAATAAAGCTGAGTTGGTACTCAAAGTAGCTGAGGTTGAAGGAGACAATCCCAGCTTTTTTACCCCAAGTCCCCGTTTGCTGGCCATGTACCGCAACGAAAAGGGTAACTTGCAAGTGGTACAAGATTTTAATATTGGCAGTCAGTCCGCAGAGATTGATCAAATATACAATGGTGTTTATACCGCTGGAAAAAATAATGAACCGGGTACTTATACCATTAACCTGACGGCACACGTTCAAGACATGATTGCGGGTAAAGTTCCTACAGATATTTTACTCAAAGCTTTTCCTCTGGCTGAATCAGCCGCAAGAACCACACTTTACCGTGCAGACCACCCCGTACATGGAGCCAAATTGAAGCTTTACTATACCCAACTTAATCAGTAG
- a CDS encoding DNA gyrase/topoisomerase IV subunit A, translated as MDKSTTQNNGNPKLIHLQGMYQDYFLDYASYVILERAVPHIDDGLKPVQRRILHAMKETDDGRYNKVANVIGLTMQYHPHGDAAIGDALVNMGQKDLMIDTQGNWGDVATGAGAAAPRYIEGRLTKFSLEVLFNPQTTEWQMSYDGRKREPVTLPAKFPLLLAAGTDGIAVGLSTKIMPHNFIELIKASIDILKDKKVQIFPDFQTGAMVDVSDYNGGKRGGRIKIRALIEKLDKDLLAIKELPYGVTTESLIESIIKASEKGKIKIKKVVDLTSKDVEVQVELLPGTSPDVTIDALYAFTDCEVSISPNACVIHNDKPRFMTVEEILEHNTFRTRDLLRTELEIKLSELLEKWHMASLEKIFIENRIYHQIEECESWEEVLTTIDRELRKYVATPIDNPAPNDQRLRLMRDIVEEDIVKLTEIRIKRISKYNTFKADEHIAALEEEMKQVRHDLDNLTDYTIAYYKRLLEKYGKGRERRTRITSFESIQATEVVANNAKLFVNYAEGFIGFGLKKDENNVFVSECSDIDDVIVFRADGRFMVKRIADKVFVGKDIIHAAVWKKNDERTTYNLVYSDGSNGRCFAKRFNVTAITRDKEYVLTAEAKGSKLLYFSTNPNGEAEVVSVQLTQASTAKKKQFDYDFKELAIKGRSSQGNLITKYPVRKVSLKEAGKSTIGAIKVYIDDVSGRLNNDGRGRLLGAFDTGELMFMLYKDGTYEMTELDMTRRFNFDELLHVGKFDPETVISAVHYDGNKGLTMVKRFRIETTKLKERFSFLTDHKDSRLLFGTVAPNPQVRYSMKLKNKKMQGELNLVEFIDVKGWKALGNKLSDQKLSEVESIAPPEKPAEVQVAPEKLQAGDSIEFDVDPQTKLF; from the coding sequence ATGGACAAATCTACAACGCAGAACAACGGCAATCCTAAACTCATCCACTTACAAGGCATGTACCAGGATTATTTTCTGGACTATGCCTCTTATGTGATTCTGGAGCGAGCTGTACCCCATATTGACGACGGGCTAAAACCCGTACAGCGGCGCATTTTGCACGCCATGAAAGAAACCGATGATGGACGCTACAACAAAGTGGCCAACGTCATTGGATTGACCATGCAGTATCACCCCCACGGAGATGCAGCCATTGGTGATGCACTGGTCAACATGGGGCAAAAAGACTTGATGATTGATACCCAGGGAAACTGGGGGGATGTGGCTACCGGGGCTGGGGCTGCGGCACCCCGCTACATCGAAGGGCGATTGACCAAATTCAGTCTTGAGGTGCTGTTTAACCCTCAAACTACCGAGTGGCAAATGTCTTATGATGGGCGCAAACGTGAACCTGTCACGCTACCCGCAAAATTCCCCCTGCTGTTGGCCGCCGGTACCGATGGCATTGCGGTAGGTTTGTCGACCAAAATCATGCCCCACAACTTCATTGAGTTGATCAAGGCTTCGATTGATATTCTGAAAGATAAAAAAGTCCAGATTTTCCCCGATTTTCAAACCGGGGCAATGGTGGATGTCAGTGACTACAATGGGGGGAAAAGAGGAGGGCGAATCAAAATTCGCGCCCTCATTGAAAAACTGGACAAAGACTTGCTCGCCATTAAGGAATTGCCATACGGCGTAACCACCGAATCGCTGATAGAAAGCATCATCAAAGCCAGCGAAAAAGGCAAAATCAAAATCAAAAAAGTAGTCGACCTCACCAGTAAAGATGTGGAGGTACAAGTAGAATTGTTGCCTGGCACCTCCCCGGATGTGACCATCGATGCGCTCTATGCTTTTACCGACTGCGAGGTCTCTATTTCGCCCAATGCCTGTGTCATCCACAACGATAAGCCCCGGTTCATGACCGTGGAGGAAATTCTGGAGCACAATACTTTCCGCACCCGCGACCTGTTGCGTACAGAGTTAGAGATCAAACTCAGCGAGTTGTTGGAAAAATGGCACATGGCGAGTTTGGAAAAAATCTTCATCGAAAACCGCATTTACCACCAAATTGAAGAGTGCGAAAGTTGGGAAGAGGTGCTAACGACCATCGATCGGGAATTGCGCAAATATGTAGCGACGCCCATTGATAATCCTGCGCCAAATGACCAACGTTTGCGTTTGATGCGGGACATCGTAGAAGAGGACATCGTAAAATTGACCGAGATCCGCATCAAGCGGATTTCCAAATACAATACCTTCAAAGCCGACGAACACATCGCCGCGCTGGAAGAAGAAATGAAACAGGTACGCCACGATCTGGACAACCTGACGGATTATACCATTGCCTATTACAAGCGCTTGTTGGAAAAATACGGTAAAGGTCGTGAGCGCCGCACCCGTATCACTTCTTTTGAGTCGATTCAAGCAACTGAAGTAGTAGCCAACAACGCCAAACTTTTTGTCAATTACGCGGAAGGCTTTATTGGCTTTGGCTTGAAAAAAGACGAAAACAACGTCTTTGTATCCGAATGTTCGGACATCGACGACGTCATCGTTTTCCGCGCCGATGGTCGATTTATGGTCAAACGTATTGCCGACAAGGTTTTTGTGGGTAAAGACATCATCCATGCCGCAGTGTGGAAGAAAAATGACGAACGCACGACTTACAATCTCGTGTATTCCGACGGATCCAATGGTCGTTGTTTTGCCAAACGGTTCAATGTCACGGCCATTACGCGTGACAAAGAGTATGTCTTGACTGCGGAGGCCAAAGGCTCCAAGCTGCTGTATTTTTCCACCAACCCCAATGGAGAAGCAGAAGTGGTGAGCGTTCAGCTGACCCAGGCATCTACCGCCAAAAAGAAGCAGTTTGATTACGACTTCAAAGAACTGGCCATTAAAGGCCGCAGTTCACAAGGCAACCTGATCACCAAGTACCCCGTACGCAAAGTTAGCCTGAAAGAAGCGGGCAAATCGACCATTGGTGCCATCAAAGTATACATCGATGATGTAAGTGGCCGACTCAACAACGACGGACGCGGCCGCCTGCTGGGCGCATTCGATACGGGTGAGCTGATGTTTATGCTCTACAAGGATGGTACGTATGAAATGACAGAACTGGACATGACCCGCCGCTTCAATTTTGATGAACTCCTGCATGTGGGCAAATTTGACCCCGAAACGGTCATTAGTGCCGTGCATTACGATGGCAATAAGGGTTTGACCATGGTCAAACGTTTCCGCATAGAAACCACCAAACTCAAAGAGCGCTTCAGCTTCCTGACCGATCACAAAGATTCCCGTTTGCTCTTTGGTACGGTTGCGCCCAACCCGCAAGTGCGCTACTCTATGAAGTTGAAAAACAAAAAAATGCAGGGTGAACTCAATTTGGTGGAATTCATTGATGTAAAAGGCTGGAAAGCCTTGGGCAATAAGCTGAGCGATCAAAAACTAAGTGAAGTGGAAAGTATTGCTCCGCCTGAAAAGCCGGCTGAAGTTCAGGTTGCACCTGAAAAATTACAGGCTGGGGACAGTATAGAGTTCGATGTAGATCCGCAGACGAAGTTGTTTTAA
- a CDS encoding glycogen/starch synthase codes for MSKKKVLIVTQEMEPYTIASEIAAMARKLPQHVQENGLEIRVLMPRFGSINERRHRLHEVVRLSGMNIIVDDDDYPLIIKVASLQEARMQVYFLDNDDFFRRKSIFVDDNDIPFEDNADRTVFFCKGVIETVKKFGWPPDVVHCLGPMTSLIPFYLKTAYKSDPLFQHTKVVYSVYNEHLEDSFNLESFMAKAGINNISAEDLAPYQIDGAVTLHRGAIAFADGVVKGSHSYDEDIQTILAQTDKMVVDGQSPEDLPEIMEFYQTLMGQIVAK; via the coding sequence ATGAGTAAGAAGAAAGTGCTGATTGTGACGCAAGAAATGGAGCCATATACTATTGCTTCTGAGATTGCAGCCATGGCCCGAAAATTGCCACAACACGTCCAGGAAAACGGGCTGGAAATTAGGGTGTTAATGCCCAGGTTCGGATCAATTAATGAACGAAGGCATCGACTCCACGAAGTGGTGAGGCTTTCTGGAATGAACATCATTGTTGACGATGACGATTATCCTCTGATCATCAAAGTTGCTTCTTTGCAAGAAGCAAGGATGCAGGTTTACTTTTTGGACAACGACGATTTCTTCCGCCGAAAGTCGATTTTTGTGGATGACAATGATATTCCTTTCGAGGACAACGCCGATCGAACGGTATTCTTTTGCAAAGGAGTAATCGAAACCGTTAAAAAATTTGGTTGGCCCCCCGATGTCGTACATTGTCTTGGGCCAATGACCAGTTTGATTCCATTCTACCTCAAGACCGCATACAAGAGCGATCCTTTGTTTCAACACACCAAGGTGGTCTACTCAGTTTACAATGAACACCTGGAGGATTCCTTCAATTTGGAAAGTTTCATGGCCAAGGCAGGTATCAACAACATATCTGCTGAGGATCTGGCACCCTACCAAATCGACGGCGCAGTTACCCTACATAGAGGGGCGATTGCCTTTGCCGACGGTGTTGTAAAAGGAAGCCATAGTTACGATGAAGACATTCAGACGATTTTAGCCCAAACCGACAAAATGGTGGTTGATGGCCAAAGCCCTGAAGACCTTCCTGAAATTATGGAATTTTACCAAACCTTGATGGGTCAGATTGTAGCAAAATAA
- the murA gene encoding UDP-N-acetylglucosamine 1-carboxyvinyltransferase, giving the protein MTLDAFEVIGGQALSGEIVPQGAKNEALQVLCAPLLSSEKVTISNVPQIQDVVLLIELLEGLGVKVERLNADTYVFQADDINMVYLNSAEFLNKASKIRGSVMLIGPLLARYGRAFLPKPGGDKIGRRRLDTHFLGLQSLGAEFKFDADLNVYFVEARQLQGTYILMDEISVTGTANVVMAAVLAKGTTTIYNAACEPYVQQLCKLLNRMGARISGVSSNMLIIEGVEALGGAEHRLLPDMIEVGSFIGLAAMTQSDLTIKAAGVAELGIIPRVFERMGIELIIQGDDIRIPAHEHYEIQSFIDGSILTIYDAPWPGFTPDLMSIMLVVATQARGSVLIHQKMFESRLFFVDKLIDMGAQIILCDPHRATVIGLDRRQPLRGISMTSPDIRAGVALLIAALSAKGRSVIHNVNQIDRGYQFIEERLKNIGAQIARI; this is encoded by the coding sequence ATGACACTCGATGCTTTTGAAGTCATCGGAGGCCAAGCCCTATCCGGTGAAATTGTGCCCCAAGGGGCAAAAAATGAAGCGCTACAAGTACTATGCGCACCTTTGCTCTCCTCCGAAAAAGTTACCATCTCCAATGTGCCCCAAATCCAGGATGTTGTATTGCTCATCGAGCTACTGGAAGGTTTAGGGGTGAAAGTGGAAAGACTCAACGCGGATACCTATGTTTTTCAAGCCGACGACATCAATATGGTGTACCTCAATTCGGCGGAATTCCTCAATAAAGCCAGTAAAATCAGGGGATCGGTAATGCTCATTGGGCCATTGCTTGCCCGATATGGCCGAGCATTTTTGCCCAAACCGGGTGGAGACAAAATTGGTCGCCGCCGCTTGGATACGCACTTTCTGGGTTTACAATCACTCGGTGCCGAATTTAAATTTGATGCCGATCTCAATGTTTATTTTGTGGAGGCCCGCCAACTTCAGGGCACCTACATTCTCATGGACGAAATTTCGGTAACGGGTACGGCCAATGTGGTCATGGCCGCCGTTCTAGCCAAAGGAACCACAACCATTTACAACGCGGCCTGCGAACCTTATGTACAACAGTTGTGCAAGTTGCTCAACCGCATGGGCGCACGCATCAGCGGTGTAAGTTCCAACATGTTGATCATCGAAGGGGTAGAAGCATTGGGTGGTGCCGAACACCGGCTCCTGCCGGATATGATCGAAGTGGGTAGCTTTATCGGCCTGGCAGCCATGACCCAATCCGACCTGACCATCAAAGCCGCTGGAGTAGCCGAGCTGGGCATCATACCCCGGGTATTCGAACGAATGGGGATCGAGTTGATCATCCAGGGCGATGATATTCGCATTCCCGCGCACGAGCACTACGAGATTCAGAGCTTCATCGATGGCTCTATCCTCACCATTTATGATGCACCCTGGCCTGGCTTCACGCCCGACCTGATGAGCATCATGCTGGTGGTGGCTACCCAGGCGCGAGGCAGTGTGCTGATCCACCAAAAGATGTTCGAAAGCCGCCTGTTTTTTGTCGACAAGTTGATCGATATGGGTGCCCAAATCATCCTTTGTGACCCGCATCGGGCTACCGTGATCGGTTTGGATCGCCGTCAGCCACTACGGGGCATTTCCATGACTTCGCCGGATATTCGCGCCGGAGTTGCGCTGTTGATTGCGGCACTTTCGGCCAAAGGGCGGAGCGTGATCCACAATGTAAACCAGATTGACCGGGGTTATCAGTTTATCGAGGAACGTTTGAAGAATATTGGGGCGCAGATTGCCAGGATATAA
- the panC gene encoding pantoate--beta-alanine ligase: protein MFLCKTRSELHQYLNSRRIMGEQIGFAPTMGALHLGHLDLMRHSKAQNACTVCSIFVNPTQFNDPKDLEKYPRTPEKDLEMLESVGTEVVFMPTVAEIYPPGLNTSLQLDLGQLDKVMEGAFRPGHFQGMAQVVKRLLDLVQPNHLYMGQKDFQQFSIVGHMIRQLQLPVELVMVPTVREADGLAMSSRNVRLSPAQRQAAPLIFQTLEWAKSQLGLQPIADIEAAALQRLNLPDFRPEYFQIVDGRTLLPVDNPAEHDWIVACVATWVGEVRLIDNLPLKVKG, encoded by the coding sequence ATGTTTTTGTGTAAGACCAGAAGTGAACTTCACCAGTACCTCAATTCCCGCCGGATCATGGGCGAGCAGATTGGCTTTGCACCAACCATGGGTGCCCTTCATTTAGGGCACCTTGATTTGATGCGCCACAGCAAGGCACAAAACGCCTGTACGGTGTGCAGCATCTTTGTGAATCCAACTCAATTTAACGATCCAAAGGATCTGGAAAAATATCCGCGTACTCCCGAGAAAGACCTTGAAATGCTGGAATCGGTTGGTACGGAGGTGGTTTTTATGCCGACAGTGGCCGAAATTTATCCTCCAGGCTTAAACACGAGCTTACAATTGGACCTGGGTCAGCTGGATAAGGTAATGGAAGGTGCCTTCCGGCCCGGGCATTTTCAAGGCATGGCCCAAGTGGTCAAACGTTTGCTCGACCTGGTACAACCCAACCATTTGTACATGGGCCAAAAAGATTTTCAGCAGTTCAGCATTGTGGGGCACATGATTCGCCAGTTGCAGCTGCCTGTTGAATTGGTGATGGTACCTACGGTGCGCGAGGCGGATGGTTTGGCGATGAGCTCGCGCAATGTGCGCCTGAGCCCAGCCCAACGCCAGGCTGCTCCCCTTATTTTTCAAACCCTGGAATGGGCCAAATCACAGTTGGGACTTCAGCCCATTGCTGACATTGAAGCAGCGGCTTTACAGCGCTTAAACCTGCCAGATTTTCGACCCGAATATTTTCAGATTGTGGATGGGAGGACACTTTTGCCAGTGGACAATCCTGCGGAGCACGACTGGATTGTGGCTTGTGTGGCGACCTGGGTGGGGGAGGTGAGGTTGATTGACAATTTGCCATTGAAGGTAAAGGGCTAG